A genomic segment from Polyangium mundeleinium encodes:
- a CDS encoding LamG domain-containing protein, with product MKTHLFAALVPLSFTLGCSALVDLDALSAGSGGGSGPGPVELPDGTLEFVDDAFDGEFALGSFTDTEWAAARLRLKTNSIDGAFRSRVFDAGEPVDWTTFTWTPAGPYLKALPDSRGKEVGYAEGSMDMSANVLLLHLDGAGALTSGAATMDTSGQKSNAVVTAPVGTTLSFEEGPIGQGLADKLNTYLALDTISGDYDFNQGDFTWALWAKTESNCSGNKVFLGVDAGFSGPHLWLGCAPADFGPCGEGSPEGRAAGTFMSNFDDPTDGVPFCGASQINDGQWHHLAAVKKGHAQAQVVLYVDGLAEATLGTTFNTPIFLTGDDFSVGALSEGDFQAEGAYDEVAIWKRALEPDEVMSIYRRGGARLALRVRTCNDPACADGDPPFVGADGSDGWFVDPTGTLGPPTDMQLVVPRARYFQYEASFEGYREGDGPGLFAVKVHAKR from the coding sequence ATGAAGACGCATCTTTTCGCAGCGCTCGTCCCCCTCTCCTTCACGCTGGGCTGCTCGGCCCTCGTCGATCTCGACGCGCTCTCGGCGGGGAGCGGGGGCGGGAGCGGGCCCGGGCCGGTCGAGCTGCCGGACGGGACGCTCGAATTCGTGGACGACGCGTTCGACGGTGAATTCGCGCTCGGGTCGTTCACGGACACGGAGTGGGCGGCGGCGCGATTGCGCCTGAAGACGAACTCGATCGACGGAGCGTTCCGCTCGCGGGTCTTCGACGCGGGCGAGCCCGTCGACTGGACCACGTTCACCTGGACCCCGGCCGGGCCGTACCTGAAGGCATTGCCGGATTCCCGCGGCAAGGAGGTGGGATACGCAGAGGGGTCGATGGACATGTCCGCGAACGTCCTCCTGCTCCACCTCGACGGCGCTGGCGCGCTGACCTCGGGGGCGGCGACGATGGATACCTCCGGCCAGAAGAGCAACGCCGTCGTGACCGCGCCCGTGGGCACGACGCTCTCGTTCGAGGAGGGTCCGATCGGGCAGGGCCTCGCGGACAAACTCAATACGTACCTCGCGCTCGACACGATCTCGGGGGATTACGATTTCAACCAGGGGGATTTCACCTGGGCGCTCTGGGCCAAGACGGAGTCGAATTGCTCGGGGAACAAGGTCTTCCTCGGCGTCGACGCCGGGTTCAGCGGCCCGCACCTCTGGCTCGGCTGCGCGCCGGCCGACTTCGGACCTTGCGGCGAGGGCTCGCCCGAGGGCCGCGCCGCAGGCACCTTCATGTCCAACTTCGATGATCCGACCGATGGTGTCCCGTTCTGCGGCGCGAGCCAGATCAACGACGGCCAATGGCATCACCTCGCGGCCGTCAAGAAGGGGCACGCGCAGGCCCAGGTCGTGCTCTACGTCGACGGGCTCGCCGAGGCGACGCTCGGCACCACGTTCAACACCCCCATCTTCCTGACCGGCGACGACTTCAGCGTCGGCGCGCTGTCCGAAGGCGATTTCCAAGCCGAGGGGGCCTACGACGAGGTCGCCATCTGGAAACGCGCGCTCGAGCCGGACGAGGTAATGTCGATCTACCGGCGCGGCGGGGCGCGGCTCGCGCTCCGCGTGCGAACGTGCAACGACCCGGCCTGCGCGGACGGCGATCCGCCGTTCGTGGGCGCGGACGGAAGCGACGGTTGGTTCGTCGATCCGACGGGCACGCTGGGCCCGCCCACGGACATGCAGCTCGTCGTGCCGAGGGCCCGTTACTTCCAGTACGAGGCGAGCTTCGAGGGCTACCGCGAAGGCGACGGCCCGGGGCTCTTCGCCGTGAAGGTCCACGCGAAGCGCTGA
- a CDS encoding serine/threonine protein kinase, which yields MTGGHAGARKVGRYALYGEIASGGMATVHFGRLLGPSGFARTVAIKRLHPQFAKNPEFCAMFLDEARLAARIKHPNVVPILDMIAEGGELLLVMDYVHGESLARVLRNMERDGSQRPALKIISGVMTSVLHGLHAAHEAIDERGEPLGIVHRDVSPQNVIIGADGTARVLDFGVAKAMGRAQVTREGELKGKYAYMAPEQIKHGSRVDRRVDVFAAAIVLWEMLAVRRLFNGDSELAIIAQVTMNEIPPLKQIGVEVPPPLEAVVMRGLSRDPAERFQTAREMAMALEAAVPPAPAWEVGEWLAQVAPEGITRRAREVQVIENASLSDTDVPPLASHDGSVDAASMPSAMRSSQVSGIAVPHAPQAVALPRSVVILAAAVLVVALGGAAVLWLDRGREERATGIQPVAPTSAATTASASAKPPEPTVTPAPPETTTASTSAPVATTTATPRSTAKSAPTGATTTTTTSGKSAPQAAGCSPPYTIDAKGIRRIKPECL from the coding sequence ATGACAGGAGGGCACGCGGGCGCGCGCAAGGTCGGTCGGTACGCCCTCTACGGCGAGATCGCGTCGGGAGGCATGGCCACGGTCCATTTCGGGCGCCTGCTCGGGCCGTCAGGGTTCGCGCGGACCGTCGCGATCAAGCGGCTGCACCCGCAGTTCGCGAAGAACCCCGAGTTCTGCGCGATGTTCCTCGACGAGGCGCGCCTGGCCGCGCGGATCAAGCACCCGAACGTGGTGCCGATCCTCGACATGATCGCCGAGGGCGGCGAGCTCTTGCTCGTGATGGACTACGTGCACGGCGAGAGCCTCGCGCGCGTGCTCCGGAACATGGAGCGCGACGGGTCGCAGCGGCCGGCGCTGAAGATCATATCGGGCGTGATGACGAGCGTGCTGCACGGGCTTCACGCCGCGCACGAGGCCATCGACGAGCGCGGTGAGCCGCTCGGGATCGTGCACCGCGACGTGTCGCCGCAGAACGTGATCATCGGCGCCGACGGCACGGCGCGCGTGCTCGATTTCGGCGTGGCCAAGGCGATGGGCCGCGCCCAGGTGACACGCGAGGGCGAGCTCAAAGGGAAATACGCGTACATGGCGCCGGAGCAGATCAAGCACGGCAGCCGCGTGGACCGGCGCGTCGACGTGTTCGCCGCGGCCATCGTGCTCTGGGAGATGCTCGCCGTGCGCAGGCTGTTCAACGGCGACAGCGAGCTCGCGATCATCGCGCAGGTGACGATGAACGAGATCCCGCCGCTGAAGCAGATCGGCGTCGAGGTGCCGCCCCCGCTCGAAGCCGTGGTGATGCGAGGGCTGTCGCGCGATCCGGCCGAGCGTTTCCAGACCGCGCGAGAGATGGCGATGGCGCTCGAAGCCGCGGTGCCGCCGGCCCCCGCGTGGGAGGTCGGGGAGTGGCTCGCGCAGGTGGCGCCCGAGGGGATCACGCGGCGCGCGCGCGAGGTGCAAGTGATCGAGAACGCGTCGCTGTCGGACACGGACGTGCCGCCGCTCGCGTCGCACGACGGGAGCGTGGACGCGGCGAGCATGCCGTCGGCGATGCGCTCCTCGCAGGTCTCGGGGATCGCCGTGCCCCATGCGCCGCAAGCCGTGGCGTTGCCTCGATCCGTCGTGATCCTCGCGGCCGCCGTGCTGGTCGTCGCGCTCGGAGGCGCCGCCGTGCTCTGGCTCGATCGAGGGCGCGAGGAGCGCGCGACGGGGATCCAGCCGGTCGCGCCCACGAGCGCGGCGACGACGGCGAGCGCGTCTGCAAAACCGCCCGAGCCCACGGTCACGCCCGCGCCCCCGGAGACGACGACGGCGAGCACGAGCGCGCCCGTCGCGACGACGACGGCGACGCCACGATCGACGGCGAAGAGCGCGCCGACGGGCGCGACGACCACGACGACGACGAGCGGAAAGTCGGCGCCCCAAGCGGCGGGCTGCAGCCCGCCGTACACCATCGACGCCAAGGGGATCCGCCGCATCAAGCCGGAGTGTTTGTGA
- a CDS encoding DNA topoisomerase 3, with product MTIAVVAEKPSVARDIAHVLGANKASEGALEGAGYVVTWAIGHLVALAQPHQMDPAWKRWDLRTLPMLPPTWPLTVLEETRKQFDVVKKILLRADVEWVVCATDAGREGELIFRYIYDAAGSQKPVRRLWISSLTADAIRTGFRKLRDARDYDALADAARGRSRADWLVGMNLSRAYSLSLGHDLSVGRVQTPTLSMVVEREQAIRAFVPEDYLEVRATFAPEGAPDGPDGRYEGILLDVPEKPGGPEKPRRLPPDGEEAGRITRRVSAGRALITKVSAETRRIPPPLLYDLTELQRHANRLFGWSAQRTLDLAQTLYERHKLISYPRTDSRHLSTDVAQTLPSVVKAIEGNYQGLLAPGTGQRPLGRRFVDDTKVTDHHAIVPTTTAARGSLSSEEQKLYDLVCRRLLAAWHDDLIERTTTVITEVTSPEAVDRFRSAGTVVEQVGWKVLDLGGAGTKEGPKKRKKGEAEGAEEEAEAQKLPRGLSEGKTARVLGAKAEKKTTKPPNRFTEATLLTAMETAGKTVEEKELSDAMKDTGLGTPATRAAIIETLIKREYVVRMGKSLAATDKGILLVGSVHPHVKSAAMTGEWEARLARLSRGEGDLKAFMRGIEAYVKYVVGAVQDGDDRPAGAVALEGRGGSPELGPAKQALKQQDPPPRPSKATAPAGLEPRAARAKSTRKEKEGVGKKGKVDPGVVPSKVGAAFASAGVGKGMGQARGLNGQAELPLAERREARAGATLGEILRERFGFPGFRPYQEAVCRAVTEGQDVLLVMPTGAGKSLCYQLPGIARRGTTLVVSPLIALMEDQVGKLRAQGFAAERIHSGRDRLSSRAACAEYLAGRLDFLFVAPERLRVPGFPEMLARRKPTLVAVDEAHCISHWGHDFRPEYRMLGQRLPSLRPAPVVALTATATPMVQDDIARELGLSDAARFIHGFRRTNIGIEVVELSPSARADAVKKLLAPKERRPAIVYAPTRKHAEETARELSELGAAAYHAGMETGTRDRIQSAFLGGELEVVVATIAFGMGVDKSNVRTVVHLALPGSVEAYYQEIGRAGRDGLPSRAILMHSFTDRRTHEFFFERDYPEPALLSALFAALGTRPQTKEALAPRVESDPEKFEKVLEKLWISGGAIVDADGGIRRGSEDFLGEYVAQRKHKQEDLAKIARYAEGHGCRMLHLVRHFGDQEDDGSPCGVCDVCAPDGCVGRKFREPSRAETAAIQKILDALADEDGQPMGRLHRETFGESLDRRSFEHLVNGLVRAGICEVRSDSFQKGGEWIEFQRVSLTEEGQTHGGEAPTRFVTLDEAPKKKARGTGKSKGKRGASSKAFWAWKARQKKGG from the coding sequence ATGACCATCGCCGTCGTCGCCGAAAAGCCGTCCGTGGCCCGGGACATCGCCCACGTGCTCGGCGCGAACAAGGCGAGCGAAGGTGCGCTCGAAGGCGCCGGTTACGTGGTGACCTGGGCGATCGGTCACCTCGTGGCGCTGGCGCAGCCGCACCAGATGGACCCGGCCTGGAAGCGCTGGGACCTGCGCACGCTGCCGATGCTGCCGCCGACCTGGCCGCTGACGGTGCTGGAGGAGACGCGCAAGCAGTTCGACGTGGTGAAGAAGATCCTGCTCCGCGCGGACGTGGAGTGGGTGGTCTGCGCGACGGACGCCGGGCGAGAAGGCGAGCTGATCTTCCGCTACATCTACGACGCCGCGGGCAGCCAGAAGCCGGTGCGGAGGCTCTGGATCTCCTCGCTGACGGCGGACGCGATCCGCACGGGCTTCCGGAAGCTCCGGGACGCGCGGGACTACGACGCGCTGGCAGACGCGGCGCGCGGGCGGAGCCGAGCCGACTGGCTCGTCGGGATGAACCTGTCACGGGCCTACTCGCTGTCGCTCGGGCACGATCTGTCGGTCGGGCGGGTGCAGACGCCGACGCTCTCGATGGTGGTCGAGCGAGAACAAGCGATCCGCGCGTTCGTGCCGGAAGACTACCTGGAGGTGCGGGCGACGTTCGCGCCGGAAGGAGCGCCGGACGGGCCGGACGGGCGGTACGAGGGGATCCTGCTGGATGTCCCGGAAAAACCAGGTGGCCCGGAAAAACCGAGGCGGCTTCCGCCGGACGGGGAAGAGGCGGGGCGGATCACGCGGCGGGTGAGCGCGGGGCGAGCGCTGATCACGAAGGTGTCGGCGGAGACGCGTCGGATCCCGCCGCCATTGCTGTACGATCTGACGGAGCTGCAGCGGCACGCAAACCGGCTGTTCGGGTGGAGCGCGCAACGAACGCTCGACCTGGCGCAAACGCTTTACGAGCGGCACAAGCTGATCAGTTATCCACGCACGGACAGCCGGCATCTGTCGACGGACGTGGCGCAGACGCTGCCGTCGGTGGTGAAAGCGATCGAGGGGAACTACCAGGGGCTTCTGGCGCCGGGGACGGGGCAAAGGCCACTCGGGCGGCGGTTCGTGGACGACACGAAGGTGACGGACCACCACGCGATCGTGCCGACGACGACGGCGGCGCGCGGATCGCTGTCGTCGGAGGAGCAAAAGCTTTACGACCTGGTCTGCCGGAGGCTGCTCGCGGCGTGGCACGATGATCTGATCGAGCGAACGACGACGGTGATCACAGAAGTGACGTCGCCGGAAGCGGTGGATCGATTCCGATCGGCGGGGACCGTGGTCGAGCAAGTGGGCTGGAAGGTGCTGGACCTCGGGGGGGCCGGTACAAAAGAGGGGCCGAAAAAACGAAAGAAGGGCGAGGCGGAAGGGGCCGAGGAGGAGGCCGAGGCGCAAAAGCTGCCGCGGGGGCTTTCGGAAGGAAAAACGGCGCGGGTGCTGGGGGCCAAAGCAGAGAAAAAGACGACGAAGCCGCCGAACCGGTTCACGGAGGCGACGCTCTTGACGGCGATGGAGACGGCCGGAAAGACGGTGGAGGAGAAAGAGCTGTCGGACGCGATGAAGGACACGGGGCTCGGGACGCCGGCGACACGAGCGGCGATCATCGAGACGCTGATCAAGCGGGAATACGTGGTCCGGATGGGGAAGAGTCTGGCGGCGACGGACAAGGGGATTCTGCTGGTGGGGTCGGTTCATCCGCATGTGAAGAGCGCCGCGATGACCGGGGAATGGGAGGCGCGTTTGGCGAGGTTGTCGCGTGGGGAGGGTGATTTGAAGGCGTTCATGCGGGGGATTGAAGCGTATGTGAAGTATGTGGTGGGCGCGGTGCAGGATGGGGATGATCGGCCGGCGGGTGCCGTGGCTTTGGAGGGCCGGGGCGGTTCCCCCGAACTCGGGCCCGCAAAGCAGGCCCTCAAACAACAGGACCCACCACCCCGGCCCTCCAAAGCCACGGCACCCGCCGGCCTCGAACCACGGGCGGCTCGCGCGAAGAGCACACGCAAGGAGAAGGAGGGGGTGGGGAAGAAGGGGAAGGTGGATCCGGGGGTGGTGCCGAGCAAGGTGGGGGCGGCGTTTGCGTCGGCGGGGGTGGGGAAGGGTATGGGACAAGCGCGGGGTTTGAATGGGCAGGCGGAGTTGCCGCTGGCGGAGCGGCGGGAGGCTCGCGCGGGCGCGACGCTGGGGGAGATTTTAAGGGAGCGATTTGGGTTTCCTGGGTTTCGGCCTTATCAGGAGGCGGTTTGTCGGGCCGTGACCGAGGGGCAGGATGTGCTTTTGGTGATGCCCACGGGGGCCGGGAAGTCGCTTTGTTATCAGTTGCCAGGGATTGCACGACGGGGGACGACGCTGGTGGTGAGTCCCCTCATTGCTTTGATGGAAGATCAGGTGGGGAAGCTCCGGGCGCAAGGGTTTGCCGCGGAGCGGATTCATTCGGGGCGGGATCGGCTGAGCTCGCGGGCGGCTTGTGCCGAGTATTTGGCGGGACGATTGGACTTTTTGTTCGTGGCGCCGGAGCGGTTGCGGGTGCCGGGGTTTCCCGAGATGCTGGCCCGGCGGAAGCCGACGCTGGTCGCGGTGGATGAGGCGCATTGTATTTCGCACTGGGGGCATGATTTTCGGCCGGAGTATCGGATGCTGGGGCAACGGTTGCCTTCGCTCCGGCCGGCGCCGGTGGTGGCGCTGACAGCGACGGCGACGCCGATGGTGCAGGACGATATCGCGCGGGAGCTCGGGCTCTCGGATGCAGCGCGGTTCATTCACGGGTTTCGGCGGACCAACATCGGGATCGAGGTGGTCGAGCTTTCGCCTTCGGCGAGGGCGGACGCGGTGAAGAAGCTTCTGGCGCCGAAGGAGCGGCGGCCGGCGATCGTCTATGCGCCGACACGGAAACACGCGGAAGAGACGGCGCGGGAGCTCTCGGAGCTGGGGGCGGCGGCGTATCACGCAGGAATGGAGACGGGGACGCGGGACCGGATCCAGTCGGCATTTCTGGGCGGGGAGCTCGAGGTGGTGGTCGCGACGATCGCGTTCGGAATGGGGGTGGACAAATCGAACGTACGGACCGTCGTCCATCTGGCGCTGCCCGGGAGCGTGGAGGCGTATTACCAGGAGATCGGGCGCGCTGGGCGGGATGGGTTGCCGTCGCGGGCGATCCTGATGCATTCGTTCACGGATCGACGGACGCACGAGTTTTTCTTCGAGCGCGATTACCCGGAGCCGGCGCTGCTCTCGGCGCTGTTCGCGGCGCTCGGGACGCGGCCGCAGACAAAGGAGGCCTTGGCCCCGCGGGTGGAGTCCGATCCGGAGAAGTTCGAGAAGGTGCTCGAAAAGCTCTGGATCAGCGGGGGCGCGATCGTCGACGCGGACGGGGGGATCCGGCGGGGGAGCGAAGATTTCCTCGGCGAGTACGTGGCGCAGCGGAAGCACAAGCAGGAGGACCTGGCCAAGATCGCCCGGTACGCCGAAGGGCACGGGTGCCGGATGCTGCACCTGGTCCGGCATTTCGGCGACCAGGAGGACGACGGGAGCCCCTGCGGCGTGTGCGACGTGTGCGCGCCCGACGGGTGCGTCGGGAGGAAGTTCCGCGAGCCGAGTCGAGCCGAAACGGCGGCGATCCAGAAGATCCTCGACGCGCTCGCCGACGAGGACGGGCAGCCGATGGGGCGGCTGCATCGCGAGACGTTTGGCGAGTCGCTCGATCGGCGGTCGTTCGAGCACCTGGTGAACGGGCTCGTGCGCGCAGGGATCTGCGAGGTGCGGTCGGACTCGTTCCAGAAGGGCGGGGAGTGGATCGAGTTCCAGCGGGTGTCGCTGACCGAGGAAGGACAAACACACGGCGGCGAGGCGCCGACGCGGTTCGTCACGCTCGACGAGGCGCCGAAGAAGAAGGCGCGCGGGACCGGAAAGTCGAAGGGGAAGCGCGGCGCGAGCTCGAAGGCGTTCTGGGCCTGGAAGGCGCGGCAGAAGAAGGGTGGGTAA
- a CDS encoding matrixin family metalloprotease: protein MATWSGVFCGSLGGSFVEANAGEDASIEVRAVISGWRHGAAIAAHTDVESDKWTGEIRRVVIELDATRRWSDADNVPADALDLETVLLHELGHAAGLAHSGQTSAVMRAGLKPGHAARRALDPDDVAGMCAVYAAPAWVRQDEPSVRTNGGGSSVSAPRAFVFSAAIGAIGAGFVAWKRRRNARALRRSDPGSAPADA, encoded by the coding sequence ATGGCGACGTGGTCGGGCGTGTTTTGCGGGTCGCTCGGGGGTTCGTTTGTCGAGGCGAATGCGGGGGAAGACGCGTCGATCGAGGTGCGGGCCGTGATTTCGGGGTGGCGTCACGGCGCGGCGATCGCGGCGCATACGGATGTCGAAAGCGACAAGTGGACGGGCGAGATCCGGCGCGTGGTGATCGAGCTCGACGCGACGCGGCGGTGGAGCGACGCGGACAACGTGCCGGCGGATGCGCTCGATCTGGAGACGGTGCTGCTCCACGAGCTCGGGCACGCGGCGGGGCTCGCGCACAGCGGACAAACGTCGGCCGTGATGCGCGCAGGGCTCAAGCCGGGACACGCGGCGAGGCGCGCGCTCGATCCGGACGACGTGGCGGGGATGTGCGCGGTGTATGCGGCGCCTGCATGGGTGCGGCAGGACGAACCGTCGGTCCGGACGAACGGGGGTGGTTCGTCCGTGTCGGCTCCGCGGGCCTTTGTCTTTTCGGCAGCGATCGGCGCAATAGGCGCGGGATTCGTCGCGTGGAAAAGGCGGCGAAATGCCCGCGCGCTCAGGCGTTCGGATCCGGGATCAGCCCCCGCAGACGCTTGA
- a CDS encoding RNA polymerase sigma factor has translation MSEAAEEGDVSLVERVLAGDRSAADALVKAHQAGILRLVRRYVRRPEDAEDVAQRAFLNAFEKLADFRRESSFRTWLYRIAVHVALNHVRGSSREGPLADMDDLPAFTNSLETSRLVAAEVWGRVAQRLEELPPKQRLAVELRLFHELSFREIAVLADCSEDSAKVNFHHGIKRLRGLIPDPNA, from the coding sequence ATGAGCGAGGCGGCAGAGGAGGGCGACGTTTCGCTCGTCGAGCGGGTCCTCGCGGGGGATCGGAGCGCGGCGGACGCGCTCGTGAAGGCGCATCAGGCCGGGATTTTGCGCCTCGTCCGCCGGTACGTCCGGCGCCCCGAGGACGCCGAGGACGTCGCGCAGCGGGCCTTCCTCAATGCGTTCGAGAAACTCGCCGATTTTCGACGCGAATCGAGCTTCCGCACCTGGCTTTATCGGATCGCGGTCCACGTCGCGCTGAACCACGTCCGTGGATCCTCGCGGGAAGGCCCGCTCGCCGACATGGATGATCTGCCCGCGTTCACGAACTCCCTCGAAACGAGCCGGCTCGTCGCGGCCGAGGTATGGGGCCGCGTCGCGCAGCGCCTCGAAGAGTTGCCCCCGAAGCAGCGCCTCGCCGTCGAGCTACGCCTCTTTCACGAGCTCAGCTTCCGCGAGATCGCGGTCCTCGCCGATTGCAGCGAGGACAGCGCCAAGGTGAACTTTCACCACGGCATCAAGCGTCTGCGGGGGCTGATCCCGGATCCGAACGCCTGA